A region of [Bacteroides] pectinophilus DNA encodes the following proteins:
- the plsX gene encoding phosphate acyltransferase PlsX, with product MADTVNVALDAMGGDNAPDEMIRGAIDAVNKAPDIHVCLVGQEEKINAFLSSCSYNREQISVVNATEVIETGEHPVNAIRKKKDSSIVKALGLVKSGEADAFVSAGNSGAILVGGQTIVGRIKGVERPPFAPLIPTAAGVSLLLDSGANVDARSSHLVQWARMGSIYMENVMGVKNPRVAIVNVGVEEEKGNALVKETFPLLKECPDINFIGSIEAREIPNGGADVIVCDAFVGNVILKLYEGVGSVLIKSVKKGLMSSLKSKIGALLIKDALKSTLKSFDASEYGGAPMLGLKGLVVKTHGNAKAKEVTTSILQCRKFKEQAINDKMNEIFGK from the coding sequence ATGGCTGATACGGTCAATGTAGCGCTTGACGCTATGGGCGGAGATAACGCACCTGATGAGATGATCAGGGGTGCTATAGATGCCGTTAATAAAGCTCCGGACATTCATGTGTGTCTGGTTGGACAGGAAGAGAAGATTAATGCATTTCTTTCATCCTGCAGCTATAACAGGGAACAGATTTCAGTAGTTAATGCTACGGAAGTGATCGAGACGGGAGAGCATCCGGTCAATGCAATCCGCAAGAAAAAGGATTCTTCGATAGTTAAGGCCCTTGGACTTGTTAAGTCCGGGGAGGCAGATGCATTTGTGTCGGCCGGTAATTCAGGAGCAATACTTGTAGGCGGACAGACTATAGTCGGAAGAATCAAAGGTGTTGAGAGACCGCCGTTTGCACCTCTTATACCTACTGCAGCAGGCGTAAGTCTTCTGCTTGACAGCGGAGCCAATGTTGACGCACGCTCATCACACCTTGTACAGTGGGCGAGAATGGGTTCTATCTACATGGAGAATGTGATGGGGGTTAAGAATCCAAGAGTTGCGATTGTTAACGTCGGTGTTGAGGAAGAGAAGGGCAATGCTCTTGTTAAGGAAACATTTCCGCTTCTTAAGGAATGTCCAGATATTAATTTTATCGGAAGTATTGAAGCGAGAGAGATACCTAATGGCGGTGCAGATGTAATCGTATGTGATGCATTTGTCGGTAATGTTATTCTTAAGCTCTATGAGGGCGTCGGCTCGGTACTGATTAAGTCAGTTAAGAAGGGACTTATGTCATCCCTTAAGTCAAAGATTGGAGCACTCCTTATAAAGGATGCACTTAAGTCTACACTTAAGTCATTCGATGCATCTGAGTATGGCGGAGCACCGATGCTTGGTCTTAAAGGCCTTGTGGTTAAGACACATGGTAACGCCAAGGCAAAGGAAGTAACTACATCAATACTTCAGTGCAGGAAGTTCAAAGAGCAGGCAATTAATGATAAGATGAATGAGATTTTCGGAAAGTGA
- the rpmF gene encoding 50S ribosomal protein L32 produces the protein MSICPKNKSSKARRDKRRANWKMSAPNLVKCSKCGALTMSHRVCKACGSYNKKEVVSVAE, from the coding sequence ATGTCAATTTGTCCAAAGAATAAATCATCTAAGGCAAGAAGAGATAAGAGAAGAGCTAACTGGAAGATGTCAGCTCCTAATCTTGTTAAGTGCAGCAAGTGCGGTGCATTAACAATGTCTCACAGAGTATGTAAGGCTTGTGGCTCATACAACAAGAAGGAAGTTGTCTCTGTTGCAGAGTAA